The following coding sequences lie in one Microcoleus sp. AS-A8 genomic window:
- a CDS encoding BREX-1 system adenine-specific DNA-methyltransferase PglX, producing the protein MATDPEIFRHKEWLGLLQPVGLVVSPPALVKAQAVIDRTRVVEVQERLQEIVYTDPNPGTTTGEEAWIKDFPAFAEQVLEWMPEDLVGAPGQEALPQQLEIVLPDYGETLKPTYAVRDPDSDSWLMLIQEAAPGQSLDEVDPTVEKGQGWKATVQEKFERLLRETEIPIGLLDNGTHLRLVYAPRGESSGHLTFPVQAMCEVPGRLILGALEMLLGADRLFNVPSERRLPKLLSDSRDYQAEVSTKLADQVLDALWELLRGFQTADAAVNGRLLGEIARTDPQHIYGGLITTLMRLVFLLYAEDQGLMPGDDVYQRNYSITGLYDRLREDAGNYPDTMDQRYGAWAWLLSLFRLVYDGGGSTSEYLPARHGQLFDPNEYPFLEGRSSKTCRRHSQNSFYSEVDSIEPPRIPDGVIYRLLEKLLVLDGERLSYRALDVEQIGSVYEAIMGFEVEVAQGLSIAVRPKDVVVNVEDILAAKPKDREKLLQEADCKPTGKALSALKEAKTPEEVVAALDRRVSLSRTPNLLPVGSLYLQPGEERRRTGSHYTPRKLTQPIVETTLRPVLEALGEHPSADQILSLKVCDLAMGSGAFLVEACRQLGEQVMEAWSRDNQLKDVPDDVEPLLAARRLVAQRCLYGVDKNPFAVNLAKLSLWLVTLAKDRPFTFLDHALKCGDSLVGLKRAEIGDFGKDPLDDLPLLKLIKEKVDRAKSYRTEIQALDTRTDQDAEDKVARLKQAEHELEDARLTGDVAVAAFFDSAGKSKREREEIQETYSSLVREWRQSYIQNYECKNPEIKLQIISDKLRSAEKPIAPFNWEIEFPEVFDRANPGFDAIVGNPPFVGGKKISGTFGNEYLAWLLEQHPESIGNSDLVAHFFRRAFTILRKGGCFGLIATNTIAQGDTRSSGLRYICQNGGTIYNAQKRVKWPGLAAVVVSVINIIKDYYQEIKNLNGRATTKITAFLFHAGGNENPSVLLGNANKSFVGSYVLGMGFTFDDTNLEASSIAEMHRLIEQNPKNNECIFPYIGGEEVNSSPTHTHHRYVINFGEMSEAEAREYPDLMKIVEKKVFPERKNKPGSYSKQWWLFGRRNKEGQKAIALCDRVLVCCIIGKHLSFAFLPNRMVYSHKLNVFAFDNYNAFCIIQSRIHEIWARFFSSTMKDDLNYSPSDCFETFPFPENWETEPTLETVGKEYYEFRADLMVRNNQGLTDTYNRFHDPDERDSDIQKLRELHARMDRAVLDAYGWTDIPTDCEFLLDYEEEEDESNSRRKRPWRYRWPEEVHDEVLARLLDLNQKRHEAEILGGKHAETKAKSKKSRKPKATKSTQTNVQQLNLLGE; encoded by the coding sequence ATGGCAACCGACCCAGAAATTTTCCGGCATAAAGAATGGCTTGGACTCCTCCAACCTGTTGGTTTGGTGGTCTCCCCACCAGCACTGGTCAAGGCACAGGCTGTCATCGACCGGACACGAGTAGTGGAGGTACAGGAAAGACTGCAAGAGATTGTCTACACTGACCCAAATCCAGGCACAACCACAGGAGAAGAAGCATGGATTAAAGACTTCCCGGCATTCGCCGAGCAAGTATTGGAGTGGATGCCTGAAGATTTGGTAGGGGCACCGGGACAGGAAGCGCTGCCTCAGCAATTGGAAATCGTGCTGCCGGATTATGGTGAGACTCTCAAGCCTACCTATGCCGTTCGCGACCCTGATAGTGACTCGTGGCTGATGCTGATACAGGAGGCCGCGCCGGGGCAATCCCTGGATGAAGTAGACCCGACCGTTGAGAAGGGGCAGGGTTGGAAGGCGACGGTTCAGGAAAAATTCGAGCGGCTGTTACGGGAAACGGAAATTCCCATCGGGTTACTTGACAATGGGACGCATTTGCGCTTAGTTTATGCACCGCGAGGAGAGTCATCAGGACACTTGACCTTTCCAGTGCAAGCGATGTGTGAAGTGCCAGGTCGCTTGATTTTGGGCGCACTGGAGATGCTGTTAGGAGCAGATAGGCTATTCAATGTGCCTTCTGAGCGTCGCCTTCCCAAGCTTCTCAGTGATAGTCGAGATTATCAAGCAGAGGTTTCGACCAAGTTAGCAGACCAGGTACTCGATGCACTTTGGGAACTCTTGCGAGGATTCCAGACGGCAGATGCCGCCGTGAACGGGAGATTGTTGGGTGAGATAGCGAGAACTGACCCACAACATATTTACGGTGGACTGATTACCACGCTGATGCGGTTGGTGTTCCTGCTTTATGCTGAAGACCAGGGGCTGATGCCGGGAGATGATGTCTATCAGCGTAACTACTCTATCACTGGTTTGTATGATCGCCTGCGAGAGGATGCTGGGAACTACCCGGACACGATGGATCAGCGCTACGGTGCGTGGGCATGGCTCTTGAGTCTGTTTCGGTTGGTCTATGACGGAGGGGGTTCCACATCGGAGTATTTACCTGCACGACACGGGCAGCTTTTTGACCCAAATGAGTATCCGTTTCTGGAAGGACGTTCGTCGAAGACGTGCCGTAGGCATTCGCAAAATAGCTTCTATAGTGAAGTGGATTCCATTGAACCACCTCGGATTCCAGATGGCGTAATTTACCGACTGCTGGAAAAGCTCCTCGTGTTGGACGGAGAGCGTTTATCTTACCGTGCTCTTGATGTCGAGCAGATTGGCTCGGTGTACGAGGCGATTATGGGCTTTGAGGTGGAAGTGGCTCAAGGACTCTCGATTGCCGTGCGTCCCAAAGATGTGGTGGTCAATGTTGAGGATATTCTGGCAGCGAAGCCGAAAGACCGAGAGAAGCTTTTGCAGGAAGCAGACTGTAAGCCCACTGGGAAGGCACTGTCAGCTCTGAAGGAGGCGAAGACACCGGAAGAGGTTGTGGCTGCTTTGGATCGGAGGGTGTCATTATCACGGACACCGAATCTACTGCCAGTCGGGTCATTGTATTTACAACCGGGCGAGGAACGGCGCAGGACAGGTTCTCACTATACTCCACGAAAGTTGACCCAGCCGATTGTAGAGACCACGCTGCGTCCGGTGCTGGAAGCGTTGGGAGAACATCCCAGTGCAGACCAGATTTTATCGCTTAAGGTGTGTGATTTGGCGATGGGTTCTGGGGCGTTTTTGGTGGAAGCGTGCCGTCAACTTGGTGAGCAGGTGATGGAAGCTTGGAGTCGAGACAATCAGCTTAAGGACGTGCCGGATGATGTGGAACCATTGCTGGCAGCGCGGCGGTTGGTGGCGCAGCGGTGTCTATACGGGGTGGATAAGAACCCGTTTGCCGTGAATTTGGCGAAGCTGTCGCTGTGGCTGGTGACTCTGGCGAAGGATAGACCGTTTACGTTTTTGGATCATGCCCTCAAGTGTGGGGATTCATTGGTAGGGCTGAAACGGGCAGAAATTGGTGACTTTGGCAAAGATCCACTGGATGATTTACCCCTTCTCAAATTGATCAAGGAGAAAGTTGACCGCGCCAAGTCATATCGTACAGAAATTCAGGCGTTGGATACGCGCACAGACCAGGATGCAGAAGACAAAGTTGCTCGACTCAAGCAGGCAGAGCATGAACTGGAAGATGCAAGGCTAACAGGAGATGTTGCTGTTGCTGCCTTCTTTGATAGTGCAGGTAAGAGCAAAAGAGAACGCGAAGAAATTCAAGAGACGTATTCTTCTTTGGTGCGAGAGTGGCGACAGAGTTACATCCAAAATTACGAATGTAAAAATCCAGAAATTAAACTTCAAATTATCTCCGATAAACTCCGCAGTGCAGAGAAACCAATCGCTCCTTTTAACTGGGAGATTGAGTTTCCAGAGGTCTTTGATCGAGCGAATCCAGGTTTTGATGCGATTGTAGGAAATCCTCCATTTGTGGGAGGTAAAAAAATTAGTGGAACTTTTGGAAATGAATATCTTGCCTGGTTACTAGAGCAGCATCCCGAATCGATTGGCAATTCAGACTTAGTAGCGCATTTCTTCAGACGAGCATTTACGATTTTGCGAAAAGGTGGGTGCTTTGGGTTGATTGCTACAAATACTATCGCTCAGGGTGATACTCGCAGCAGCGGATTGAGATACATCTGTCAGAACGGAGGCACAATTTATAACGCTCAGAAACGGGTAAAGTGGCCTGGACTAGCGGCTGTTGTGGTAAGTGTAATCAACATTATCAAAGACTATTATCAAGAGATAAAAAACCTAAATGGACGCGCTACTACAAAAATTACAGCCTTCCTGTTCCATGCTGGAGGAAATGAGAATCCTTCAGTGCTGTTAGGAAATGCAAATAAGAGCTTTGTTGGTAGCTATGTTCTAGGGATGGGGTTTACCTTTGATGACACTAACTTAGAGGCAAGTTCTATTGCTGAAATGCATCGATTGATAGAGCAAAATCCTAAGAATAATGAGTGCATTTTTCCTTATATTGGTGGGGAAGAAGTGAATAGCAGTCCTACTCATACTCATCATCGATATGTAATTAACTTTGGGGAGATGAGTGAGGCTGAGGCGCGAGAATACCCTGATTTGATGAAGATTGTAGAGAAAAAGGTTTTTCCTGAACGAAAAAATAAGCCTGGAAGCTATAGCAAGCAATGGTGGCTATTTGGGCGGAGAAACAAGGAAGGACAGAAAGCGATCGCACTGTGCGATCGGGTGTTAGTCTGTTGCATTATTGGCAAGCATCTCTCATTTGCATTCTTGCCAAATAGAATGGTTTACTCTCATAAACTTAATGTTTTCGCCTTTGACAACTACAACGCATTCTGCATTATACAATCGCGTATTCATGAAATCTGGGCGCGATTTTTCTCATCTACAATGAAGGATGATCTCAACTACTCTCCTTCTGACTGCTTTGAAACCTTCCCATTCCCTGAAAACTGGGAAACAGAACCCACCTTAGAAACCGTTGGCAAAGAATACTATGAATTTCGTGCCGACCTCATGGTTCGTAACAACCAAGGACTCACCGACACATACAACCGCTTCCACGATCCAGACGAACGCGACTCTGATATCCAGAAACTGCGAGAGCTTCACGCCAGAATGGATCGAGCCGTGCTAGATGCCTACGGTTGGACAGACATCCCCACCGATTGCGAATTCCTACTAGACTACGAGGAAGAGGAAGACGAGAGCAACAGCCGACGCAAGAGACCGTGGCGCTACCGCTGGCCTGAAGAGGTTCACGATGAAGTCTTAGCGCGACTCCTCGACCTCAACCAAAAACGCCACGAAGCAGAAATCTTGGGCGGAAAACACGCTGAGACTAAGGCAAAATCAAAGAAGAGCCGCAAACCCAAAGCTACCAAATCCACTCAAACCAACGTCCAGCAGCTCAACCTTTTGGGGGAATAG
- a CDS encoding DUF1998 domain-containing protein, whose translation MTQKKRQPPAGEIRQSQMLSTFGPGSMVDLPNHSVLIGGLNHWQGYRNQPIDEERLAARVCQLLGVAKINMYAPPAAEQDPSAPRTGVTAFTFPAWFVAQVADEKWKAPSGKEYQTRPLVPWARLVKGKYLNPDRKKIPVVPVRFVQACLNGHISDIDWYLFVNPDCRSNCPAPLWLDEGGTGNDFADIFIRCEQCKKRRPLSDATLPGRNVLGYCKGQRPWLGQGASEQCTALNKDLPEKNRLLVRSASNAYFAQTLSVISIPDSDQKLKDAVSQVYENHLQFLESLDEVRKERRRPNVANALEGFSDDAVWAEVTRRLSGETPKSKSIKQVEIEALLSSPEEVGEDVPEGDFYARTRKLSELKPALASRLDRIVLVHRLREVIAQVGFTRFEAEVPDIEGELSPELSIAVRRAALDVEPSWVPAVENKGEGVFIAFSKTAIDEWQTRKAVNDRGRELRNGYTQWCQRRGIPQDKAKFPGLPYIMLHSLSHLLIAAVSLECGYAASSIRERIYAGEAGYGILLYTGSSGSEGTLGGLVQIGKRIEHHLTTALEFGKLCSNDPVCAQHQPDNMQEERFLHGSACHSCLLIAETSCERRNEFLDRALVVDTVERMGAAFFPDELG comes from the coding sequence GTGACTCAGAAGAAAAGACAACCTCCTGCTGGAGAAATTCGGCAGAGCCAGATGCTTTCTACCTTCGGTCCCGGCTCAATGGTAGACTTGCCGAACCACTCGGTGTTGATTGGCGGTCTCAACCACTGGCAGGGGTATCGCAACCAGCCCATTGACGAAGAGCGGCTGGCGGCAAGAGTTTGCCAACTTTTGGGGGTTGCAAAGATTAATATGTACGCACCCCCCGCCGCCGAGCAAGACCCTTCAGCCCCACGCACCGGCGTTACTGCATTTACCTTTCCCGCTTGGTTTGTCGCGCAGGTTGCCGACGAGAAATGGAAAGCCCCCAGTGGCAAAGAGTATCAGACCAGACCTTTGGTACCGTGGGCACGTTTGGTGAAAGGAAAATACCTCAACCCCGATCGCAAGAAAATCCCTGTAGTCCCCGTGCGTTTTGTTCAAGCTTGCCTGAACGGTCACATCAGTGACATTGACTGGTATCTCTTCGTCAATCCAGACTGCCGGAGTAACTGCCCAGCACCGCTTTGGTTGGACGAGGGCGGTACGGGAAACGACTTTGCTGATATCTTCATTCGGTGCGAGCAGTGCAAAAAACGCCGTCCACTCTCCGACGCTACGCTTCCCGGTCGAAATGTTTTGGGATATTGCAAAGGTCAGCGTCCCTGGTTAGGGCAGGGTGCATCTGAACAGTGTACCGCTCTCAACAAGGATTTGCCAGAAAAGAATCGCCTCCTCGTTCGCTCTGCCAGTAATGCCTACTTTGCTCAGACATTGAGCGTTATTTCCATCCCAGACTCCGATCAAAAGTTAAAGGATGCTGTCAGCCAGGTCTACGAAAATCATCTGCAATTCTTAGAAAGTTTAGATGAAGTTCGCAAGGAACGCCGCAGACCAAACGTGGCAAATGCCCTAGAAGGGTTCAGTGATGATGCAGTCTGGGCAGAGGTCACGCGACGGTTGAGTGGGGAAACGCCGAAGTCTAAGAGCATCAAGCAAGTTGAGATTGAAGCCTTACTATCGAGTCCCGAAGAAGTTGGTGAGGATGTCCCGGAGGGCGATTTCTACGCTCGCACCCGGAAGCTCAGCGAATTGAAGCCAGCTCTCGCCTCGCGACTGGATCGCATTGTTCTGGTTCATCGGCTCCGAGAGGTGATCGCGCAGGTTGGCTTCACGCGGTTTGAGGCAGAAGTGCCCGACATCGAAGGTGAATTGTCTCCTGAATTATCCATTGCAGTAAGACGAGCAGCTTTGGATGTTGAACCCAGCTGGGTTCCTGCGGTTGAGAATAAAGGAGAGGGAGTCTTCATCGCCTTCAGCAAGACCGCAATCGATGAGTGGCAGACACGCAAGGCTGTAAACGATAGGGGACGCGAATTACGCAACGGCTACACTCAGTGGTGCCAGCGCCGAGGCATTCCCCAGGACAAGGCGAAATTTCCCGGACTCCCCTATATCATGCTGCATTCTCTTTCCCATCTTTTGATTGCAGCTGTATCGCTGGAGTGTGGCTACGCCGCTAGTTCTATCCGAGAACGTATATATGCGGGAGAGGCGGGGTATGGGATACTCCTTTACACGGGAAGTTCAGGCTCCGAGGGAACGTTGGGTGGGTTAGTACAGATAGGCAAACGCATAGAACACCACTTAACGACTGCTCTCGAATTCGGGAAACTTTGCTCAAATGACCCCGTTTGCGCTCAACATCAGCCTGACAACATGCAGGAAGAACGCTTCCTTCACGGGTCTGCCTGCCATAGCTGTTTGCTGATTGCAGAGACTTCCTGCGAACGTCGTAACGAATTTTTGGATCGGGCACTTGTCGTGGATACCGTTGAGAGAATGGGAGCAGCGTTCTTCCCAGATGAACTCGGTTGA
- a CDS encoding fatty-acid synthase, with translation MAKDIYHDTVRTALEKDGWTITDDTFTLSVGKRDVFVDLAAEKPLTAERQGQKIAVEVKSFISPSPVKDLQNALGQYILYAELLALSEPDRILYLAIREEIYLDFFSEPIVQIVLANHPIKLIIFDPIEEVIVKWIH, from the coding sequence ATGGCAAAGGACATCTACCACGATACGGTAAGAACTGCCTTGGAGAAAGACGGGTGGACAATTACTGACGATACATTCACGTTGTCTGTTGGCAAACGGGATGTATTCGTAGATTTAGCTGCTGAAAAACCTTTAACGGCTGAACGTCAGGGTCAGAAAATAGCTGTTGAAGTCAAAAGCTTTATTAGCCCATCTCCAGTCAAAGACCTACAAAATGCCTTGGGGCAATATATCCTATACGCTGAGCTATTGGCACTGTCAGAGCCAGACCGCATTTTATATCTTGCCATTCGCGAAGAAATATATCTAGATTTTTTCTCAGAGCCAATTGTGCAAATTGTTCTAGCCAATCATCCCATTAAACTAATTATTTTCGACCCAATCGAGGAGGTTATCGTCAAATGGATACACTAG
- a CDS encoding XisI protein, translated as MDTLDQYRNYIHKIISEYASIPYSHGQINSIVIVSEDRNHFLLMNEGWDGKKRIHHCLIHVQILNEKIWIHFDGTEDGITDELVAAGVPKDKIVLAFHPPYVRQHTGYAVA; from the coding sequence ATGGATACACTAGACCAATATCGCAACTACATCCACAAAATTATTTCAGAATACGCCAGCATTCCCTACAGCCACGGTCAGATTAACAGTATCGTGATTGTCAGCGAAGATCGAAACCACTTTCTCCTGATGAACGAAGGCTGGGACGGCAAAAAGCGCATTCATCACTGCCTGATTCACGTTCAAATCCTCAATGAAAAAATCTGGATTCATTTTGATGGCACAGAAGACGGCATTACTGATGAACTTGTCGCAGCCGGAGTTCCCAAAGACAAAATTGTTTTGGCTTTTCATCCGCCCTACGTGCGACAGCACACCGGATACGCTGTTGCTTAA
- the drmC gene encoding DISARM system phospholipase D-like protein DrmC, with product MSPFHHLSRPALIGLAAALETGRLTAPFYAATLTGHVPAAMRNEVAAELEKLHQMGMTTEHMAYMLRLVAQERTLSQTNRDRIDLVWTGHEVFSSESRDTSIVVRELFSTAQSSVLISSYALDKGKKGKELFQVLADQMDANSDLQVRMFLNVQRPHRSEAPESVILREFAGTFRREVWPGARLPEVFHDPRSLSTETGPKTCLHAKCVVVDEERLFVTSANFTEAAHERNIEAGVLIADPVAAKAMRSQFEALVDRKILRRVPGL from the coding sequence ATGTCTCCTTTCCACCATCTTAGTCGCCCTGCCCTGATTGGTTTGGCAGCAGCCCTTGAAACCGGAAGGCTTACTGCTCCCTTTTATGCTGCCACGTTGACGGGTCACGTACCCGCTGCAATGCGGAATGAAGTCGCGGCAGAATTGGAGAAGCTTCATCAGATGGGCATGACAACAGAACATATGGCGTATATGCTGCGCTTGGTTGCCCAAGAGCGGACACTTTCCCAAACAAATCGCGATCGCATTGACCTCGTGTGGACGGGTCATGAGGTGTTCAGCTCAGAGAGCCGCGATACCAGTATTGTCGTGCGTGAGTTGTTCAGTACCGCCCAAAGCAGTGTCCTTATCTCCAGTTATGCCCTTGATAAAGGGAAGAAAGGGAAAGAGCTATTTCAAGTTTTGGCAGACCAAATGGATGCTAATTCCGATCTGCAAGTCAGAATGTTTCTGAACGTGCAGCGACCTCACAGGAGCGAGGCACCTGAGTCAGTGATACTCCGAGAGTTTGCAGGCACCTTTCGCAGAGAGGTCTGGCCCGGAGCAAGGCTACCAGAGGTGTTTCACGATCCGCGATCGCTTTCAACTGAGACAGGCCCTAAAACGTGTCTCCATGCCAAGTGCGTTGTGGTGGATGAGGAGCGCCTGTTCGTCACCTCTGCCAACTTCACCGAAGCGGCTCACGAGCGCAACATAGAAGCTGGTGTTCTGATTGCTGACCCGGTAGCGGCAAAAGCCATGCGATCGCAGTTCGAGGCGTTGGTTGATAGAAAGATTTTACGTCGAGTCCCTGGACTTTGA
- the drmA gene encoding DISARM system helicase DrmA, translating into MTTSAEVRTRLIEALQLDLVGPTADDIDHAEEILPQAPSLWYLTGFLVPYEASFQQRSDDTGDDELDQLSRTGTGDDEAVPEAASARKAFFPSSMGLSFLVLQSTTELDVTVQWGDYCPVPVDEEEEKKAETGLQSRTSKPWQRTPRQVELHVPLRLSSNGKEGIHKFDIPDSGGLQLVLTSRSVLSPNCLPSGTRSIALFLVNSRRPAVDAERDTGYVFQAKLTVGVAESFVPRPNPRGESGDDWDESVADLQYRDEYEYAVGHNVSAVAHLNPDNSCNKVCTAWMPTADVEKVIAAEVQGVELGMEAIAAAPDAVTVRNMLGGIVTAYTRWIAEQRTQAPTDSPQRAKVAQSLLDRAAIANQRIEAGLQALDDPQILEAFQIANRAIATSLRQRSIHDTDKSPDEVSPPKWRPFQLAFLLMNIVGIADPLHCDRELVDLLFFPTGGGKTEAYLGLAAFTLVLRRLRNPGIDSAGMSVLMRYTLRLLTLDQLGRAATLICALELERQKNKEKLGSWPFEIGLWVGMTATPNKMGRKGDDDQYSARARTIAFQNDTKNKPSPIPLENCPWCGEKFKANSFQLLPNSDQPTNLRIICCNRNRRSDGQPKCAFRSNNPLPIIAIDEPIYRRLPCFIIATVDKFANLPWIGQTAALFGQVSHYNNGEGFYGPADPHQPGHPLNNGKLLPPDLIIQDELHLISGPLGTMAGLYETAIDALSSREINGQTVRPKIIASTATVRRATRQIRGLFGRDRVDVFPPPGPDRRDSFFAETALVSDRNPRTYVGIAAQGRSLKVVMLRTYLALLGAAQKEWEAAGRAKNPKNPADPYMTLLGYFNSLRELGGSRRIVEDEVNARLARYGWRHRENELSGSFTNRKIDDEPCELTSRISTNKIAETKRRLTLAFHEKERVDVVLATNMISVGLDITRLGLMVVLGQPKTAAEYIQATSRVGRDEDRPGLVVTLLNVHRPRDRSHYERFQAWHTSFYRAVEATSVTPFSPRAVDRGIAGVTVALARLGNPHLTAPRKAADITQHRGELDFVVDIIAERAFMHDEEQNKTEADDLRQKIRKRVNNLLDAWAHIAADKGQLQYQQEVGVAPPLLQDFLDPELKNQPLIIQKFKAQRSLRDVEPVVNLWVMNPNNIEEVEEEI; encoded by the coding sequence GTGACAACCTCAGCCGAAGTCCGAACTCGACTGATTGAAGCTTTGCAGCTCGACCTAGTGGGGCCGACTGCCGATGATATTGACCACGCCGAGGAGATTCTCCCCCAGGCTCCCTCCCTGTGGTATCTCACGGGTTTCCTCGTTCCCTACGAAGCTTCATTCCAGCAGCGCTCCGATGACACGGGCGATGATGAACTCGACCAACTCAGCCGGACGGGGACGGGAGACGATGAAGCCGTACCCGAAGCCGCCTCAGCCCGGAAAGCGTTCTTTCCCTCTTCAATGGGCTTAAGCTTCCTCGTTCTACAGAGTACAACAGAACTGGATGTAACCGTTCAATGGGGAGACTATTGCCCCGTTCCTGTAGATGAGGAAGAAGAAAAGAAAGCTGAAACAGGACTTCAGAGCCGCACCTCCAAACCTTGGCAGAGAACCCCGCGTCAGGTAGAACTCCATGTTCCGCTGCGTTTGTCCTCTAATGGCAAGGAAGGAATCCATAAATTCGACATTCCAGACAGTGGCGGATTACAGCTCGTCCTCACCAGTCGGTCGGTACTGTCCCCCAATTGCTTGCCGAGTGGCACCCGCTCGATCGCTCTATTCTTAGTAAACTCCCGCCGCCCCGCTGTTGATGCCGAGCGAGATACGGGTTACGTCTTTCAAGCGAAATTGACCGTTGGTGTCGCCGAGTCCTTTGTCCCCCGCCCCAATCCCAGAGGAGAAAGCGGTGATGACTGGGATGAGAGTGTCGCTGACTTGCAATATCGGGATGAGTACGAGTATGCCGTTGGGCATAACGTCTCGGCAGTCGCTCATCTTAACCCAGACAACAGTTGCAACAAAGTCTGCACGGCCTGGATGCCCACCGCTGATGTAGAGAAAGTCATCGCTGCTGAAGTCCAGGGGGTGGAGCTAGGCATGGAAGCGATCGCTGCTGCTCCCGATGCCGTAACGGTACGCAATATGCTCGGTGGCATCGTCACCGCTTATACTCGTTGGATAGCCGAGCAGAGAACCCAAGCGCCTACCGATTCTCCCCAACGGGCAAAAGTGGCACAAAGTCTTCTAGATCGAGCCGCGATTGCCAACCAACGCATTGAAGCCGGATTGCAGGCACTCGATGACCCTCAAATCCTCGAAGCATTCCAGATAGCAAACCGGGCGATCGCCACTTCCCTCCGTCAGCGCTCCATCCATGACACTGACAAATCCCCTGATGAGGTTTCTCCACCCAAATGGCGACCGTTCCAGCTTGCTTTCCTGCTGATGAATATCGTTGGGATAGCAGACCCCCTGCATTGCGATCGCGAGTTAGTCGATCTGCTCTTCTTCCCCACAGGCGGTGGTAAGACCGAAGCTTATCTGGGGCTTGCTGCCTTTACCCTCGTGCTGCGGCGCTTGCGAAATCCAGGGATAGACTCAGCAGGGATGAGCGTTCTCATGCGCTACACTCTACGACTCCTGACCCTTGACCAATTGGGTCGTGCGGCTACCCTGATTTGTGCCTTGGAGCTAGAGCGGCAGAAGAATAAAGAGAAGCTTGGCTCCTGGCCATTTGAGATTGGTTTATGGGTAGGGATGACCGCGACCCCCAACAAGATGGGACGCAAAGGAGACGACGACCAATACTCCGCTCGTGCCCGTACCATCGCATTTCAAAATGATACCAAGAACAAGCCTTCACCTATTCCCTTAGAGAATTGTCCCTGGTGCGGTGAGAAATTTAAGGCGAATTCGTTTCAACTGCTGCCGAATTCCGACCAGCCTACTAACCTTCGGATCATCTGCTGCAACCGCAATCGGCGAAGCGACGGGCAGCCCAAGTGTGCGTTTAGAAGCAACAACCCTTTACCCATCATTGCCATTGATGAGCCGATTTATCGAAGGCTTCCCTGTTTTATCATCGCCACCGTTGACAAATTTGCCAATTTACCTTGGATTGGTCAAACGGCTGCCCTGTTCGGTCAAGTGTCCCATTACAACAATGGGGAGGGGTTCTACGGACCAGCCGATCCGCACCAGCCAGGACACCCCCTGAATAACGGTAAGCTTCTCCCACCCGACCTGATTATCCAGGACGAACTTCACCTCATCTCCGGCCCTCTGGGAACAATGGCAGGGTTGTACGAAACGGCGATTGATGCGTTGAGCAGCCGGGAGATAAACGGTCAAACCGTCCGACCTAAGATTATCGCCTCCACCGCGACCGTCCGCCGAGCGACTCGACAAATTCGGGGGCTGTTTGGACGCGATCGCGTGGATGTCTTTCCCCCTCCAGGACCAGACCGCCGCGACTCGTTCTTCGCCGAAACTGCACTCGTGAGCGATCGCAATCCTCGCACTTATGTGGGAATTGCTGCCCAAGGTCGCAGTCTCAAAGTTGTCATGCTGCGAACCTACTTGGCACTGCTCGGTGCCGCACAGAAGGAGTGGGAAGCGGCTGGGAGAGCCAAGAATCCTAAAAATCCCGCAGACCCGTACATGACGCTCTTGGGATACTTTAACTCGCTTCGGGAACTGGGGGGAAGTCGCCGGATTGTGGAGGATGAAGTCAATGCCCGTCTTGCCCGTTACGGTTGGCGACATCGGGAAAACGAACTCTCTGGTTCGTTCACAAACCGAAAGATTGACGATGAACCGTGCGAGCTAACATCTCGTATAAGCACGAACAAGATCGCAGAAACAAAGCGACGCTTGACACTCGCTTTCCACGAGAAGGAACGGGTCGATGTGGTACTCGCCACAAACATGATTTCTGTGGGTCTGGATATCACCCGCTTAGGCTTGATGGTTGTATTAGGGCAACCCAAAACCGCTGCCGAATATATCCAGGCGACCAGCCGTGTTGGACGAGATGAAGACCGACCGGGGTTGGTGGTGACGCTTTTGAACGTTCACCGACCCCGCGATCGCTCGCACTACGAGCGGTTCCAAGCGTGGCACACTTCATTCTACCGCGCTGTTGAGGCTACGAGTGTCACACCGTTCTCTCCCCGTGCTGTCGATCGCGGTATTGCAGGTGTGACCGTTGCCTTAGCACGGCTGGGCAACCCTCATTTAACCGCTCCTCGGAAGGCAGCCGATATCACACAGCATCGAGGAGAGCTAGACTTCGTTGTTGATATTATCGCCGAACGTGCTTTCATGCATGACGAGGAACAGAATAAAACTGAAGCCGACGATCTTCGCCAGAAAATCAGAAAGCGTGTCAATAACCTCTTAGATGCTTGGGCACACATCGCCGCCGATAAGGGACAACTCCAGTATCAGCAGGAAGTCGGCGTCGCACCACCGTTACTTCAAGACTTTCTCGATCCAGAGCTAAAAAACCAACCTCTGATCATCCAGAAATTCAAGGCTCAACGCAGCTTGCGGGATGTCGAACCCGTCGTAAACCTGTGGGTGATGAACCCCAATAACATTGAGGAAGTGGAGGAAGAAATCTAG